From a region of the Paenibacillus sp. FSL R10-2734 genome:
- the dapF gene encoding diaminopimelate epimerase, translating to MEFTKMHGLGNDFIVVFGEQELPSNAAELAVTLCNRFFGIGADGLVYILPSERGDFMMRIMNSDGSEAEQCGNAIRCVSKYVYDHGLVNSEQIVIETIGAGEQKVTLNVKDGAVETVTVDMGEPVLSGLQIPVVIDAEPVLSEPIESDGTEFKFTAVSMGNPHCVIYVEDAVSFDLATWGPKLEVHPLFPRKVNVEFATVLNRGRVDMRVWERGAGPTLACGTGACATLVSSVLNGLTDRAAWISLKGGDLYIEWNEADNHVYMTGPAEVVFTGSVAI from the coding sequence ATGGAATTCACAAAAATGCACGGACTCGGCAATGACTTCATCGTAGTTTTCGGCGAGCAAGAGCTACCAAGCAATGCAGCAGAACTTGCTGTAACCCTATGCAATCGGTTCTTTGGAATTGGTGCTGACGGACTTGTATACATCCTTCCATCTGAGCGGGGCGATTTTATGATGCGCATTATGAACTCTGATGGTTCGGAAGCGGAGCAGTGCGGAAATGCCATTCGCTGTGTATCCAAATATGTATACGATCATGGCCTCGTGAACTCAGAGCAAATTGTTATTGAAACGATCGGTGCCGGTGAACAAAAGGTTACCTTGAATGTGAAAGACGGTGCAGTGGAAACTGTAACGGTTGATATGGGCGAGCCTGTATTATCTGGCCTTCAAATTCCGGTAGTTATTGATGCAGAACCAGTGCTCTCAGAGCCGATTGAATCGGACGGTACCGAATTTAAGTTTACTGCAGTATCTATGGGGAATCCTCATTGCGTTATATATGTAGAGGATGCGGTATCCTTTGATCTTGCGACATGGGGACCTAAGCTAGAGGTACATCCATTGTTTCCGAGAAAGGTAAACGTCGAGTTCGCGACGGTTCTGAATCGAGGCAGAGTAGATATGCGGGTATGGGAACGTGGGGCTGGACCAACACTTGCTTGTGGGACTGGAGCTTGCGCAACCCTAGTGTCTTCTGTGCTAAACGGTCTGACAGACAGAGCGGCCTGGATTAGCCTAAAGGGCGGCGATCTCTACATTGAATGGAATGAAGCTGATAACCATGTGTATATGACGGGTCCTGCTGAGGTTGTATTCACAGGAAGTGTAGCCATTTAG
- a CDS encoding YlbG family protein: protein MFAERTGYIIWVSDVKAARNLEKYGTLHYVSRKMHYAVMYVNAERAEEVMKNVRRLSYVRKIERSYRNEIKTEYTSNGPDKSRNYGM, encoded by the coding sequence ATGTTTGCGGAACGAACAGGATACATCATTTGGGTAAGTGACGTTAAGGCGGCACGTAACCTTGAGAAATACGGAACACTACACTATGTTTCTCGGAAAATGCATTATGCAGTGATGTATGTAAATGCGGAACGTGCCGAGGAAGTTATGAAGAATGTCCGCAGACTCTCCTACGTTCGTAAGATAGAAAGATCCTATCGTAACGAAATTAAGACAGAGTATACCAGTAATGGACCGGACAAGTCCCGTAATTACGGTATGTAA
- a CDS encoding NFACT RNA binding domain-containing protein, translated as MALDGIVTRAIVHELQSFIGARIGKIYQPNNHDLIFNLRGAGGGGKLLLSANPTYPRLHLTERSSINPSEAPMFCMLMRKHCEGGTIESITQVGMERIIHITVKTRDELGDVSAKRIIIELMGRHSNIILTELSTGTIIDGIHHVTPSISSYRIVMPGVAYTEPPQQHKLNPLDIGKEQFLNLISAAEEAALIEVVEEEAEPEEIIEGELANLITKEEVEPKPDGSGGPSPSADPVGWMVHAFSGMSPLVAGEIALRLRNALADDTLGSTAEFSTKLWDAFQSVMGPVRNCEFSSVAGANAKGKMIFSAIPLTLLGENAKQYNSISECMEDYYGDKAERDTVKQRVSDLIRFLSNERSKNVKKLANLQKDLDEAQDADRYRIWGELLFASLHAVSKGDKEASLVNYYDENQAEMVIPLDPLLSPSDNAQRYFKKYNKYKNSLLVINEQLIKTHEEISYMESLLQQLAHASLNDIEEIRDELVSQGYLRDRSKKGKKKKKAIRPTLQVFTSSEGIDIYVGKNNLQNEYVTNRLASPNDTWLHTKDIPGSHVVIRSEEFGDATLEEAAQLAAYFSQAKQSSSVPVDCTLIRYVRKPSGSKPGFVIYDHQKTLFVTPDEDRIKSLPNTLKS; from the coding sequence ATGGCATTAGACGGCATTGTTACCCGAGCTATCGTGCACGAATTGCAATCATTCATAGGTGCGCGCATTGGCAAAATATATCAACCGAACAACCACGATCTTATCTTCAATCTGCGGGGCGCCGGTGGTGGCGGCAAGCTATTGCTCTCTGCTAATCCGACATATCCGCGTCTTCATCTTACAGAAAGAAGCAGCATAAACCCTTCAGAAGCCCCTATGTTCTGCATGCTTATGCGCAAGCACTGTGAAGGTGGAACGATCGAGAGTATCACCCAGGTAGGCATGGAACGAATTATTCACATAACTGTTAAGACTAGAGATGAGCTTGGAGACGTCTCGGCCAAAAGGATCATCATAGAGCTCATGGGTCGTCATAGTAACATCATCCTTACAGAGCTGAGCACTGGAACAATCATAGACGGCATTCATCATGTTACTCCATCGATCAGTAGCTACCGGATCGTAATGCCCGGCGTCGCCTACACAGAACCCCCTCAGCAGCATAAGCTGAACCCTCTGGATATCGGCAAAGAACAATTTCTCAATTTGATCTCGGCCGCAGAAGAAGCTGCACTGATAGAGGTTGTTGAGGAAGAAGCTGAACCAGAAGAAATCATTGAAGGTGAGCTTGCTAACCTGATCACAAAAGAAGAAGTAGAGCCGAAGCCTGACGGTTCAGGCGGTCCTTCCCCTTCAGCTGATCCCGTAGGCTGGATGGTACATGCTTTCAGCGGAATGAGCCCACTTGTTGCTGGTGAGATTGCTCTTCGTCTCAGAAATGCTCTAGCAGACGATACACTGGGATCTACTGCAGAGTTTTCAACAAAGTTATGGGATGCTTTCCAATCTGTAATGGGACCTGTACGCAATTGCGAATTCTCTTCTGTTGCAGGTGCGAATGCGAAAGGGAAGATGATTTTTTCTGCGATTCCATTAACTCTATTGGGTGAAAATGCGAAGCAATATAACTCAATCAGTGAATGTATGGAGGACTATTACGGAGATAAGGCCGAACGAGATACGGTAAAGCAACGGGTAAGTGATTTGATCCGTTTCCTTAGCAACGAACGTAGCAAAAACGTTAAGAAGCTTGCCAATCTACAGAAGGATCTAGACGAAGCGCAAGACGCAGATCGCTACCGCATTTGGGGTGAGTTGCTATTCGCGTCGTTACATGCCGTTTCCAAAGGAGATAAAGAAGCCTCGTTAGTTAATTATTATGATGAAAATCAGGCTGAAATGGTCATTCCTCTCGACCCATTATTAAGCCCTTCGGATAACGCACAACGTTATTTTAAAAAGTACAACAAATATAAGAACAGCCTGCTTGTCATTAATGAGCAGTTGATTAAGACCCATGAGGAAATCTCCTACATGGAAAGTTTGCTTCAGCAGCTTGCTCATGCCTCACTGAATGACATTGAGGAAATCCGCGATGAACTTGTAAGTCAAGGTTATCTACGCGACCGAAGCAAAAAAGGCAAGAAGAAGAAAAAAGCAATCAGACCCACATTGCAGGTCTTCACCTCGTCTGAAGGCATCGACATTTATGTCGGCAAAAACAATTTACAGAACGAATATGTCACCAATCGACTGGCCTCCCCCAATGATACATGGCTGCATACCAAGGATATCCCTGGTTCTCACGTGGTCATCCGAAGTGAGGAGTTTGGAGATGCAACGCTTGAAGAAGCCGCTCAACTCGCCGCTTATTTCAGCCAAGCCAAACAGTCCAGCAGTGTCCCTGTGGATTGTACATTGATCCGCTATGTACGTAAACCTAGCGGCTCCAAGCCGGGTTTTGTGATCTATGATCATCAGAAGACTTTGTTTGTAACACCGGATGAGGATCGCATTAAGAGTCTCCCAAATACGTTGAAAAGCTAA
- a CDS encoding PHP domain-containing protein produces METETRLDEMKEDGTERVGDGRCDLHTHTQASDGMQPPEENVRLAKEKGLIAVAITDHDTVAGVKEACEAGEKYGIAVVPGVEISTRAGGKDIHVLGYYVDPENERFLSRLEGLRDTRALRNEAIISKLRSLGISITLDKVIAGIGRELKPDESIGRPHIADELVRLGAATDMRDAFNKYLAEGAAAYVSPPRITPEEACDWISEAGGSPVLAHPGLYGDDQLVRGILERGAFKGIEVYHSDHEPADSERYLTMAEEYSLIITGGSDFHGARQGVIFHGDIGSVTVSANVLDQLK; encoded by the coding sequence ATGGAGACTGAAACAAGACTAGATGAAATGAAGGAAGACGGAACGGAGCGTGTTGGTGACGGACGATGCGACCTCCATACCCATACACAAGCATCTGACGGTATGCAACCACCGGAGGAAAATGTACGGCTGGCAAAGGAGAAGGGACTAATCGCTGTTGCCATTACGGACCATGATACTGTGGCCGGCGTGAAGGAAGCCTGCGAAGCAGGAGAGAAGTACGGAATCGCTGTTGTACCAGGTGTAGAAATCAGCACTCGTGCCGGTGGTAAAGACATTCACGTGCTTGGCTACTATGTTGATCCTGAGAATGAACGATTTCTCTCCCGCTTGGAAGGGCTAAGAGATACCCGGGCACTTAGGAATGAAGCGATAATCTCTAAGCTGCGAAGCCTTGGGATATCCATTACCTTGGACAAGGTTATTGCAGGGATAGGACGGGAGCTGAAGCCTGACGAAAGCATTGGCAGACCGCATATTGCTGATGAGCTGGTTCGTCTTGGAGCGGCTACTGATATGAGAGATGCCTTCAACAAGTATTTAGCCGAAGGTGCGGCAGCTTATGTGTCACCTCCACGAATTACGCCCGAGGAAGCCTGTGATTGGATCTCCGAGGCAGGTGGTTCTCCTGTGTTAGCCCATCCAGGTCTGTACGGTGATGATCAGTTGGTACGAGGAATATTAGAGCGGGGTGCTTTTAAAGGGATTGAGGTCTATCACTCGGATCATGAACCCGCTGATTCAGAGCGTTACCTAACCATGGCTGAAGAATATAGCTTGATTATAACTGGGGGCTCAGATTTTCATGGTGCCCGCCAAGGCGTTATATTCCATGGAGATATCGGAAGTGTTACGGTTTCTGCTAATGTACTGGATCAGTTGAAGTAG
- a CDS encoding Ger(x)C family spore germination protein, with protein sequence MIIFILTGCWDSVELNRRAVVSGVAIDRGPTEAEKYVLSFQVIIADEISGENARGVSPVVVYKGSGRTMFEALANASRQTARFLSLGHIRVIIISEKFAREGIKDMMDVLERESETRLSSYIFISKGQPAIDSMTTMTAFGKIPANDLVEKLQTTSKQYGYNYRMEVDDIIRGIQIPGGGPIVNGVMVTGELDQKGSNDSLNDINPKAFLRVTDLAVFKEDKLKGWLQGDEAVGTSLIKNEITQIPEVVSIGEDKYVSFIVYLSQVHIHADAKDPEHPVITINITEQAGLKESPSPLDLTDPKVLNNLSELLEQNIKDKLHAAISAARSLKSDYLGFGEAVERENPRGWKQVKDHWDSIFTTCEIKFDVDVVIRHTDMRSDSFQSKKKR encoded by the coding sequence ATGATAATTTTTATTCTTACAGGCTGCTGGGACAGTGTGGAGTTAAATAGAAGGGCAGTCGTTTCTGGAGTAGCTATTGATAGAGGTCCAACAGAAGCGGAAAAGTACGTATTATCTTTCCAAGTTATCATTGCTGATGAAATCTCGGGTGAGAATGCTAGAGGTGTTTCACCGGTTGTAGTATATAAAGGCAGCGGCCGCACTATGTTTGAAGCGTTGGCTAATGCCTCGCGTCAGACTGCACGTTTTTTGTCACTAGGTCATATCCGAGTGATCATAATTTCGGAGAAGTTTGCTCGCGAAGGCATCAAAGATATGATGGATGTGCTTGAACGAGAAAGTGAAACTAGACTAAGCAGTTATATTTTTATATCCAAAGGACAGCCAGCGATAGATAGTATGACGACCATGACTGCGTTTGGCAAGATTCCTGCCAATGATCTAGTGGAGAAGCTGCAGACGACCTCTAAACAGTACGGATACAATTACCGGATGGAAGTGGATGATATAATTCGCGGTATTCAAATTCCAGGGGGAGGGCCTATCGTAAATGGAGTAATGGTAACTGGTGAATTGGACCAAAAAGGAAGTAACGACAGTTTGAATGATATAAACCCGAAAGCCTTCCTTAGAGTTACAGATTTAGCTGTATTTAAAGAGGATAAACTGAAAGGCTGGCTGCAAGGTGATGAAGCTGTGGGCACCAGCCTGATAAAGAATGAAATTACTCAAATCCCTGAAGTGGTTTCGATTGGAGAGGATAAATATGTATCATTCATTGTGTATTTATCTCAGGTACATATTCATGCTGATGCGAAGGATCCAGAGCATCCGGTAATCACAATAAATATCACTGAGCAGGCTGGTTTAAAAGAATCGCCTAGTCCTTTGGATTTGACAGATCCCAAGGTCTTAAATAATCTTTCGGAACTTCTTGAACAGAATATCAAAGATAAGTTACATGCTGCTATCTCAGCAGCTCGTTCGTTAAAAAGCGATTATCTTGGCTTTGGTGAAGCTGTAGAACGAGAAAATCCCCGTGGTTGGAAGCAAGTGAAAGATCATTGGGATAGCATATTTACAACCTGTGAGATCAAGTTTGACGTGGATGTAGTTATTCGGCATACCGACATGCGGAGTGATTCCTTTCAGTCCAAAAAGAAAAGATAA
- a CDS encoding calcium-translocating P-type ATPase, SERCA-type, translating into MEQNSWHRLGAEELQKMFNVHPRTGLSGEDAAERRKQNGYNELSEGKTVSPFTLLLNQFKDFMVLVLMGATLVSGLLGEYLDAITIIAIIVLNGVLGFVQEFRAERSLRALKQLSAPSAKVMRGGDSEVIPAKMLVPGDIVLLESGDRIPADVRWLDCSSLYVEESALTGESLPVSKHSDVIHAEEIPLGDQKNLGFMGTMVTRGTGRAVVIRTGMNTEMGKIADLIQNTESQETPLQHRLEQLGKILIYVSLGLTIVVVLAGILHGQPATAMFLAGVSLAVAAIPEGLPAIVTIALALGVQRMIKRKAIVRKLPSVETLGCASVICSDKTGTLTQNKMTVTRLWTGGRGLEVTGDGYAPNGQVLEKGKSVDLKNDQSLRRMLQVGALCSNAEIIETFPSEVRGKRKGKDKDIVVDKSSDSSSVWELKGDPTEGALVALSGKMGLTAQTLAVTYSREKEFPFDSERKLMSVIVGHPGGRMVCTKGAPDVLLNRCSYMLWEGGVVPFTPTLRQKVLDANEQMASGALRVLGMAYRDLRPSENVGSEKDAECQLVFVGLAGMIDPPRREVRDAISITRRAGIKTVMITGDHGTTAEAIAHQLGILQRGGTVLTGAQLTRMDDDELDKVSDNVFVFARVSPEHKLRIVKSLQRHGHVVAMTGDGVNDAPAIKAADIGIAMGITGTDVTKEASSLVLGDDNFSTIVAAIEEGRNIYENIRKFIRYLLASNVGEILTMFFAMMLGLPLPLVPIQILWVNLVTDGLPAMALGVDQPEKDLMEHKPRGAKENIFARRLGWKIISRGFLIGICTLGAFWLTLRVAPENPAQLIRAQSVAFATLVMAQLIHVFDCRSSRSVFHRNPFQNKYLVLAVLSSVLLMLAVMYIPFFQPVFKTVPLNFREWCLVFVTAGIPTFLMGAGSVWGGKRNRNRRGSNSMIKSTKISA; encoded by the coding sequence ATGGAACAAAACAGTTGGCACCGTCTCGGTGCAGAAGAGCTGCAGAAAATGTTCAATGTCCATCCGAGGACGGGCCTCAGTGGAGAGGATGCCGCGGAGCGACGGAAGCAAAATGGGTATAACGAGCTGTCCGAAGGAAAGACCGTATCCCCGTTCACCTTGCTGTTGAACCAGTTTAAGGATTTCATGGTGCTTGTGCTCATGGGTGCGACGCTCGTATCCGGTTTGCTTGGCGAATATTTGGATGCGATCACGATCATCGCGATTATCGTCCTAAATGGAGTTCTTGGGTTTGTTCAGGAATTTCGCGCCGAACGTTCGCTAAGAGCTTTAAAACAGCTGTCCGCACCTTCTGCCAAAGTTATGCGTGGGGGGGATAGTGAGGTAATTCCAGCAAAGATGTTAGTACCTGGTGATATTGTCTTGCTGGAGAGTGGTGACCGAATTCCCGCGGATGTAAGATGGCTGGATTGCAGTTCTCTATATGTGGAGGAATCCGCGCTTACAGGGGAATCGCTGCCTGTCTCGAAGCATTCGGATGTGATCCATGCGGAGGAGATTCCGCTTGGCGATCAAAAGAACCTCGGGTTCATGGGTACAATGGTAACCAGGGGGACTGGTAGAGCTGTCGTCATTCGTACGGGTATGAACACTGAGATGGGTAAGATTGCGGATCTGATTCAGAATACGGAATCTCAGGAAACCCCGCTTCAGCATCGGCTCGAACAGTTAGGGAAAATTTTAATCTATGTATCACTAGGTTTAACTATTGTGGTTGTATTGGCCGGTATTTTACATGGACAGCCTGCCACAGCTATGTTCTTAGCTGGGGTAAGCTTGGCGGTCGCTGCAATTCCCGAAGGACTGCCAGCGATTGTAACCATCGCACTTGCGCTGGGCGTACAGAGAATGATTAAGCGTAAGGCTATCGTTCGTAAATTGCCTTCGGTGGAAACCTTGGGCTGCGCATCAGTAATTTGTTCTGACAAGACGGGAACATTGACTCAGAACAAAATGACGGTGACCCGATTATGGACGGGTGGACGTGGGCTTGAAGTAACTGGTGATGGCTACGCTCCGAACGGACAGGTTCTGGAGAAAGGTAAATCTGTAGATCTGAAGAATGATCAAAGTTTACGGCGGATGCTGCAGGTTGGTGCTTTATGCAGTAATGCGGAGATTATCGAGACCTTTCCATCCGAAGTACGAGGAAAGCGAAAAGGAAAAGATAAGGATATTGTAGTTGATAAATCATCTGACAGCTCATCTGTCTGGGAACTCAAGGGAGATCCAACTGAAGGAGCGCTAGTGGCACTTTCAGGGAAGATGGGTTTGACCGCTCAGACTCTTGCTGTAACCTACTCCCGAGAGAAGGAATTCCCATTCGATTCTGAACGGAAGTTAATGTCAGTTATCGTTGGTCATCCCGGCGGACGGATGGTATGTACTAAAGGAGCGCCTGATGTGCTGCTTAATCGCTGTTCATATATGCTCTGGGAGGGCGGTGTTGTGCCGTTTACGCCAACCTTGCGGCAGAAAGTACTCGATGCCAATGAGCAAATGGCTTCGGGCGCACTTCGTGTACTAGGGATGGCTTATCGTGATTTGCGTCCAAGTGAAAATGTGGGTAGTGAAAAGGATGCGGAGTGCCAACTCGTCTTTGTCGGATTGGCTGGAATGATTGATCCACCGCGGCGTGAAGTCCGTGATGCCATTAGCATCACACGCCGTGCAGGGATTAAGACTGTAATGATTACCGGTGACCACGGAACGACTGCAGAGGCCATTGCTCACCAATTAGGAATTCTGCAACGTGGTGGCACAGTACTAACAGGGGCTCAACTGACTCGGATGGATGATGATGAGCTGGATAAAGTATCTGATAATGTATTTGTATTTGCCCGCGTATCTCCAGAGCATAAGCTTCGTATCGTGAAGTCTTTGCAGCGCCATGGTCATGTGGTGGCTATGACCGGAGATGGAGTCAATGACGCTCCAGCCATTAAAGCAGCGGATATAGGGATAGCTATGGGGATCACCGGTACAGATGTAACTAAGGAAGCATCTTCACTGGTGCTGGGAGACGACAACTTCTCAACCATTGTTGCTGCCATTGAAGAGGGCAGAAACATTTATGAGAATATTCGTAAATTTATTCGTTACCTGCTCGCATCGAATGTAGGGGAGATCTTGACCATGTTCTTCGCTATGATGCTCGGTCTGCCTCTGCCGTTAGTGCCTATCCAAATCTTATGGGTCAATCTGGTGACAGACGGATTACCTGCGATGGCGCTTGGCGTTGACCAGCCCGAGAAGGATTTGATGGAGCATAAACCACGTGGTGCCAAGGAAAATATTTTTGCCCGCCGATTAGGCTGGAAAATCATTAGCCGTGGATTTTTAATCGGTATATGTACGTTAGGTGCATTTTGGCTAACTTTACGTGTGGCACCAGAGAATCCAGCGCAGCTGATTCGGGCACAGTCCGTCGCTTTTGCGACACTCGTAATGGCTCAGTTGATACACGTCTTCGATTGCCGCAGCTCTCGTTCGGTGTTCCATCGTAATCCGTTCCAGAATAAATACTTAGTTCTTGCCGTTTTGTCATCCGTGCTTCTGATGCTGGCTGTTATGTATATCCCATTCTTCCAGCCCGTCTTCAAAACGGTGCCGCTTAATTTCCGCGAGTGGTGTCTAGTATTTGTAACTGCGGGGATACCGACCTTCTTGATGGGTGCTGGAAGTGTTTGGGGTGGTAAACGTAATCGTAATCGTCGAGGCAGTAATTCGATGATAAAAAGTACAAAAATTTCGGCATAA
- a CDS encoding selenium metabolism-associated LysR family transcriptional regulator translates to MNFHQLHIFYTVLERGSFSAAAQTLHMTQPAVTMQVQALEDYFGTKLFNRSTKKIMLSEAGHTLMPYALRSIQLMRETDQAMSAFTHMLEGRLQLGASLTIGEYVLPRLLGPFGKQYPNISIMMKVMNTSQIMEEILKHQLNFGLIEAPVTHPDMVIEPVMGDELKLIVPHDHPLAEQQVVTLEDVLQHPFVLREQGSGTRRVMEEQLFSKGLDPGIMKIVMELGSTGAVKSAVEAGLGITIISTSSVKHEVALGLLKIVNISDASFKRQFYAIHLKSTLLPISAVTFLTFLREHSNDN, encoded by the coding sequence ATGAACTTTCATCAGTTACATATATTTTATACTGTCTTAGAGCGGGGAAGCTTTTCGGCGGCGGCGCAGACACTACATATGACTCAACCGGCAGTGACCATGCAAGTACAGGCGTTAGAGGATTATTTTGGAACCAAGCTCTTCAATCGTTCTACCAAAAAAATAATGCTCTCCGAAGCAGGTCATACCTTAATGCCATACGCGCTGCGCAGTATTCAATTGATGCGTGAGACGGATCAAGCGATGTCGGCGTTTACGCATATGCTGGAGGGTCGTCTGCAGCTTGGGGCTAGTCTTACCATTGGGGAGTACGTGCTGCCACGGCTGTTAGGCCCTTTTGGGAAGCAATATCCGAACATTTCAATCATGATGAAAGTCATGAATACCTCACAAATTATGGAGGAAATCCTTAAGCATCAGCTTAACTTTGGTTTAATTGAAGCGCCAGTGACACATCCTGATATGGTGATCGAGCCGGTGATGGGCGATGAGCTGAAGTTGATCGTACCTCATGATCATCCGCTTGCAGAGCAGCAAGTGGTAACTTTGGAGGATGTGCTTCAGCATCCTTTCGTACTGCGTGAGCAGGGCTCAGGAACGCGGCGTGTCATGGAAGAGCAGCTGTTTTCGAAGGGGCTTGATCCTGGAATTATGAAAATAGTGATGGAGCTGGGTAGTACGGGTGCTGTGAAGTCGGCAGTGGAGGCGGGTCTTGGAATTACGATCATTTCGACCTCTTCTGTTAAACATGAGGTGGCGCTTGGACTTCTGAAAATTGTGAATATTTCGGATGCCTCATTTAAAAGGCAGTTCTACGCTATTCATTTAAAATCGACATTGCTGCCGATTTCTGCAGTGACATTCCTGACTTTTTTGCGCGAGCATTCAAATGATAACTGA
- a CDS encoding spore germination protein, with the protein MNKNGIYRRNKSTKGQQAASDHEGARLPRLTADLDQTLEQIDIELGHSPDLKIRQVKIGSKQPVQAAAIHLNGLVNTETVNEFVIGSLLGITDDMLQENISATEDLKDYIFNRALELGEAQLQQDWKEVMLAILSGNTVIVIEGYDTAILCETEGGEVRSVTEPTTQLVVRGPKDSFVESVATNISLIRRRIKSSKLRLEHLKIGKVTHTHVAFMYIKDNADEKLVEEVRKRLSQINVDAIMESGYIEELIQDKTFTPFPTINNSERPDVAATNLLEGRVVIIIDGTPFVLILPAVFTLFFQSPSDYAQRFDIAILMRLVRYISFIVLILGPSVYIALTTYHYEMIPTTLLINLLAQRENVPFPAFVEALLMEGAFEIIREAGVRMPRAVGQTVSVVGALILGQAVVEAGIITPVMVIVVALTGIASFAVPAYNMAISGRIIRFLFLVLAGMFGFYGITLGLIVLVAHMNSLRSFGVPYLSPIVPLSSHGQKDAFLRLPLWALNTEQASTKHGGISEGKKISTGHEQNLSPKIFKKTEGPDQAKEGMQDAE; encoded by the coding sequence TTGAACAAAAACGGGATATATAGAAGAAACAAATCCACGAAAGGGCAACAAGCAGCCTCAGATCATGAAGGTGCTCGACTCCCAAGACTTACTGCTGATTTAGACCAAACACTTGAACAAATAGATATTGAGCTGGGGCATAGTCCGGATCTCAAAATTCGTCAGGTGAAGATTGGAAGCAAGCAGCCTGTTCAAGCAGCTGCAATTCATCTCAATGGTCTTGTCAACACGGAAACGGTCAATGAATTCGTTATCGGCTCGTTGCTCGGAATTACAGATGATATGCTCCAAGAAAATATCTCCGCAACTGAAGATCTCAAGGATTATATATTTAATCGCGCTTTGGAATTAGGTGAAGCACAGCTGCAACAGGATTGGAAAGAGGTTATGCTGGCAATCCTGTCTGGCAACACGGTAATTGTGATTGAAGGATATGACACTGCGATTTTGTGTGAGACGGAGGGAGGAGAAGTTCGCTCTGTCACCGAGCCAACCACCCAGCTAGTTGTGCGAGGTCCAAAGGATAGTTTTGTTGAATCTGTGGCTACGAACATCTCCTTGATTCGGAGAAGAATTAAGTCCTCTAAGCTAAGATTGGAGCATTTGAAGATCGGAAAGGTAACTCACACACATGTGGCCTTTATGTACATTAAAGACAATGCAGATGAGAAGCTGGTTGAAGAGGTGAGAAAGCGGCTAAGTCAAATTAATGTCGATGCCATTATGGAATCCGGTTATATTGAAGAGCTAATTCAGGATAAAACCTTTACACCTTTTCCAACCATTAATAATAGTGAACGGCCTGACGTTGCAGCGACGAACTTATTAGAGGGTAGGGTTGTGATCATCATAGATGGCACCCCTTTTGTATTGATTTTGCCTGCGGTATTTACGCTGTTTTTTCAATCTCCCTCGGATTATGCTCAAAGGTTCGACATTGCAATTCTCATGCGTCTTGTTCGATATATTAGTTTTATTGTACTAATTCTGGGACCCTCTGTTTATATAGCATTAACCACCTACCATTATGAGATGATTCCTACAACCCTGTTGATCAATCTATTAGCACAACGTGAAAATGTACCTTTTCCTGCTTTTGTGGAGGCACTCCTGATGGAGGGAGCGTTTGAGATTATTAGAGAAGCTGGAGTAAGAATGCCGCGTGCAGTAGGACAGACTGTATCCGTTGTAGGTGCTCTTATTTTGGGGCAGGCAGTAGTAGAAGCAGGGATCATCACGCCGGTTATGGTTATTGTAGTAGCGCTGACAGGGATTGCGAGCTTTGCTGTACCTGCTTATAACATGGCGATATCAGGTAGAATTATTCGGTTTCTTTTTTTGGTGCTGGCAGGTATGTTTGGCTTTTACGGGATCACGTTAGGTTTAATCGTACTGGTTGCGCATATGAATAGTCTTCGTTCGTTTGGAGTTCCCTATCTGTCCCCAATTGTGCCCCTATCCTCACACGGTCAAAAGGATGCATTCTTAAGGCTCCCTTTGTGGGCTTTGAATACGGAGCAAGCTTCTACTAAGCACGGAGGCATTTCAGAAGGAAAGAAGATCTCAACAGGACATGAACAGAATCTTTCTCCTAAAATATTCAAAAAAACTGAAGGACCAGATCAGGCAAAGGAAGGAATGCAGGATGCAGAGTAA